The proteins below come from a single Mercenaria mercenaria strain notata chromosome 3, MADL_Memer_1, whole genome shotgun sequence genomic window:
- the LOC128555877 gene encoding collagen alpha-1(X) chain-like, with product MQSTSIAATIQFNKTRTPNVAFRAILSKNLGKVTAGKVIVFDQVDLNHGNAYGARHGFFTAPYNGTYLFSMGLGNPAGKPGAFFLRKNGKGIEYAFAGHTTGWNMGGITTVAELSVDDQVWIEGEGYISGAYATARYHTSFSGVLLNAN from the exons ATGCAATCAACGTCAATTGCAGCTACCATCCAATTCAATAAAA CGAGAACGCCAAACGTTGCATTCAGGGCGATACTGAGCAAAAATCTAGGGAAGGTAACAGCAGGCAAGGTGATTGTTTTTGATCAGGTGGATTTGAATCATGGAAACGCCTATGGCGCTCGACATGGCTTCTTCACCGCACCATACAACGGAACATACCTTTTTTCCATGGGTCTTGGAAACCCTGCAGGCAAACCGGGAGCCTTTTTCTTGAGAAAGAACGGGAAAGGGATAGAATACGCTTTCGCTGGACACACTACGGGCTGGAATATGGGTGGTATTACGACAGTTGCTGAGCTGTCAGTGGACGACCAAGTGTGGATAGAAGGGGAAGGGTATATTTCAGGGGCTTATGCTACGGCACGCTATCACACTAGCTTTTCTGGTGTGCTTCTAAATGCTAACTAA